A stretch of Dietzia lutea DNA encodes these proteins:
- a CDS encoding CoA-acylating methylmalonate-semialdehyde dehydrogenase yields the protein MSDLRQVEHYINGARVAATGGRTQEVLNPSTGKAQAVVPLATTAEVDDVIAKAAAAQKAWAAQNPQKRARVLMRFVDLVNQNMQELAELLAIEHGKTTPDAKGDIQRGLEVIEFAIGIPHLLKGEYTENAGSGVDVYSMRQPLGVVAGITPFNFPAMIPLWKAGPAIACGNAFVLKPSERDPSVPVRLAELFTEAGLPDGIFQVVHGDKEAVDAILNNDTIQAVGFVGSTPIAQYIYENAARTGKRAQCFGGAKNHAIIMPDADMDQVADALVGAGFGSAGERCMAISVAVPVGEGTAEKLIEKLLPKVKELKVGHSHDPQSDYGPLVTPESKERVLDYISQGEKAGADVLVDGRGVGAYTDSFNDEDISGGYFVGPTLLDKVTTDMSVYTDEIFGPVLSIVHAKDFEEALALPSDHEYGNGVAIFTRDGDAAREFVSRVEVGMVGVNVPIPVPIAYHTFGGWKKSGFGDLNQHGPESIKFYSKVKTVTQRWPSGIKDGAEFVIPTMD from the coding sequence ATGTCGGATCTCAGGCAGGTCGAGCACTACATCAACGGCGCGCGCGTCGCGGCCACGGGCGGCCGCACCCAGGAGGTGCTCAACCCCAGTACGGGTAAGGCGCAGGCGGTCGTGCCGCTGGCCACGACGGCCGAGGTCGACGACGTCATCGCCAAGGCCGCCGCCGCGCAGAAGGCGTGGGCCGCGCAGAACCCGCAGAAGCGCGCCCGAGTGCTCATGCGGTTCGTCGACCTGGTCAACCAGAACATGCAGGAACTCGCGGAGCTGCTGGCGATCGAGCACGGCAAGACGACCCCGGACGCGAAAGGCGACATCCAGCGCGGCCTCGAGGTCATCGAGTTCGCGATCGGCATCCCACACCTGCTCAAGGGCGAGTACACCGAGAACGCCGGTTCGGGCGTGGACGTCTACTCGATGCGGCAGCCGCTCGGCGTGGTCGCCGGCATCACGCCGTTCAACTTCCCGGCCATGATCCCGCTGTGGAAGGCCGGTCCGGCCATCGCCTGTGGCAACGCCTTCGTCCTCAAGCCCTCCGAGCGCGACCCGTCGGTGCCGGTCCGCCTTGCCGAGCTGTTCACCGAGGCGGGCCTGCCGGACGGCATCTTCCAGGTGGTGCACGGCGACAAGGAGGCCGTGGACGCCATCCTGAACAACGACACGATCCAGGCGGTGGGCTTCGTCGGCTCGACCCCGATCGCGCAGTACATCTACGAGAACGCGGCCCGCACGGGCAAGCGCGCGCAGTGCTTCGGTGGCGCCAAGAACCACGCGATCATCATGCCGGACGCCGACATGGACCAGGTCGCGGACGCCCTGGTCGGGGCCGGTTTCGGCTCGGCGGGCGAGCGCTGCATGGCGATCTCGGTGGCCGTGCCGGTCGGAGAGGGCACCGCAGAGAAGCTGATCGAGAAGCTCCTGCCCAAGGTCAAAGAGCTCAAGGTCGGCCACAGCCACGACCCGCAGTCCGACTACGGGCCGCTGGTGACGCCGGAGTCCAAGGAGCGCGTGCTGGACTACATCTCCCAGGGCGAGAAGGCGGGCGCGGACGTGCTCGTCGACGGCCGCGGCGTGGGCGCGTACACCGACTCCTTCAACGACGAGGACATCTCGGGCGGCTACTTCGTGGGGCCGACGCTGCTGGACAAGGTCACCACCGACATGAGCGTGTACACCGACGAGATCTTCGGCCCCGTGCTGTCGATCGTGCACGCGAAGGACTTCGAGGAGGCCCTCGCACTGCCCAGCGACCACGAGTACGGCAACGGCGTGGCCATCTTCACCCGCGACGGTGACGCGGCCCGCGAGTTCGTCTCCCGCGTGGAGGTCGGCATGGTCGGCGTGAACGTGCCGATCCCGGTGCCGATCGCGTACCACACGTTCGGCGGCTGGAAGAAGTCCGGCTTCGGCGACCTCAACCAGCACGGCCCAGAGTCGATCAAGTTCTACTCCAAGGTCAAGACGGTCACGCAGCGGTGGCCCTCGGGGATCAAGGACGGCGCCGAGTTCGTCATCCCCACGATGGACTGA